In Romeriopsis navalis LEGE 11480, a single window of DNA contains:
- a CDS encoding glycosyltransferase: MLIDQPPQPDHSTHHRPSSKRRVLIISPHFPPINAPDHQRIRVALPYFAEFGWEATVLAVKPENVPHSQDAKLVDALSPDLRVIYVDALPSKYTKLVGLGNVGWRCLLEMQKIGDQLFRSEVFDLVFFSTTIFPVMLLGKRWWQKFGLPYVLDFQDPWRSDYHAGNKQSTPPGGRLKYGITQFLARWSEPQAMQAVKQVISVSPSYPEVLQRRYPWVKAEQFTVLPFGAPEKDFAQLPQLNVTHPIFDPEDDQQHWVYVGRGGSDMHTALKILFDGIQTARNQAPEVWKPIQLHFVGTSYAPPHLAMKTIEAMAEACGVADMVTEHTSRIPYFEAQQLLVDSDVIMMIGSDDASYTASKLYPCILAKKPILAVFHAASSVVDILEDCQAGKVVRFSETDVPKPADSAIVLQKFAQRQIPCDTNWEAFQPYTGQEMTRQLCAVFDRCLEPSDNATRRTPVPTD; this comes from the coding sequence ATGCTAATTGACCAGCCGCCCCAACCGGATCACAGCACTCATCATCGGCCAAGCTCGAAGCGCCGAGTGTTAATCATTAGTCCGCATTTTCCACCGATTAATGCACCGGATCATCAACGTATTCGAGTGGCCTTGCCGTATTTTGCGGAATTTGGGTGGGAGGCGACGGTGTTGGCTGTCAAGCCGGAAAATGTGCCCCATTCCCAAGATGCAAAGCTGGTGGATGCACTCAGCCCCGACTTGCGCGTAATTTATGTGGATGCATTACCCAGCAAATATACCAAGCTCGTTGGTCTGGGTAATGTGGGCTGGCGATGCCTGCTAGAAATGCAGAAAATTGGCGATCAATTATTCCGCTCAGAAGTATTTGATCTCGTGTTTTTCTCAACCACCATTTTTCCGGTTATGCTGCTCGGCAAGCGCTGGTGGCAAAAGTTTGGACTGCCCTATGTCTTAGATTTTCAAGATCCATGGCGCAGTGACTACCATGCGGGGAACAAGCAATCAACGCCACCAGGGGGGCGATTGAAGTATGGGATTACCCAATTCCTCGCGCGGTGGTCGGAGCCGCAAGCCATGCAAGCGGTCAAACAAGTAATCAGCGTTTCCCCAAGCTATCCCGAAGTTTTGCAACGTCGTTATCCTTGGGTCAAAGCCGAGCAATTTACGGTGCTGCCATTTGGGGCACCCGAGAAAGACTTCGCACAATTACCGCAGCTCAACGTCACACATCCGATTTTTGACCCAGAGGATGATCAACAACACTGGGTCTATGTCGGTCGGGGGGGCAGTGATATGCATACAGCGCTGAAAATTCTGTTTGACGGCATTCAAACTGCAAGAAACCAAGCGCCAGAAGTCTGGAAACCAATTCAGTTGCATTTTGTCGGCACCAGCTATGCGCCACCGCATTTAGCCATGAAGACGATCGAAGCAATGGCAGAAGCCTGTGGCGTCGCGGATATGGTGACGGAGCATACCAGTCGTATCCCATATTTTGAGGCACAGCAGTTGTTGGTAGATAGTGACGTGATCATGATGATTGGGTCAGACGATGCCAGCTATACGGCTTCTAAACTTTATCCCTGTATCTTGGCCAAAAAGCCAATTCTGGCGGTTTTCCATGCCGCAAGTTCGGTCGTCGATATTTTAGAGGATTGTCAAGCGGGGAAAGTGGTGAGGTTTAGCGAAACCGATGTACCGAAACCCGCAGACAGTGCGATCGTCTTGCAAAAATTTGCCCAACGGCAAATCCCGTGCGACACCAATTGGGAAGCCTTCCAACCCTATACCGGACAGGAAATGACACGCCAATTATGTGCTGTGTTTGATCGATGTCTTGAGCCATCGGACAACGCGACTCGGCGAACTCCGGTGCCGACGGATTAA